One window from the genome of Diospyros lotus cultivar Yz01 chromosome 11, ASM1463336v1, whole genome shotgun sequence encodes:
- the LOC127813645 gene encoding G-type lectin S-receptor-like serine/threonine-protein kinase RKS1 isoform X3 yields MSFNFYTKMMQPETWVFISFLFLFFRFCTSIDTLTSSQAIKDGDLLVSTGETFALEFFSPGNSGNRYVGIWYKKILGQTIVWVANRNNPIKDTTGVLSINKDGDLVIYSNNQSVPFWQTNISTARTASRSYSTQLLDSGNLVLFRGDKASRLIVWQSFDYPTHVFLPKMKLGLDRKTGLDWFLTSWKSPDDPSAGEYSYRMDPKGLPRLVLLKGSTPRWQAGPWINNNFNGIPVSASAHSASSTNYIDNSDELSVMYDFNASVVYITYLDESGFVGSTWNHDNEWNLIWSAPKDQCDYYGHCGAYGICDPNNGFAFECSCLPGYEPTSARDWYSGDGSAGCTRKRTEDHMCGHGEGFVKITNAKVPNTLEAQLAMNLKVEECEHACLGNCSCLAYASGDKGECLTWYGDLMDTRRFSYGGLDLYIRVDAIELAQHLKKPHNLHGKKMAIVVTSVIVMLLLSVSLVCWLVKRKTKDIGSNIQASDKENLELPIFDIVEIEGATNKFSDDNIIGQGGFGLVYKGLLSTGKEIAVKRLAINSKQGLDEFKNEVILITKLQHRNVVRLLGCCINGEERMLIYEYMANGSLDSFIFGLANTRSKSLGWRRRLDIIVGIAQGLLYLHRDSRLRVIHRDLKVSNILLDDDLNPKISDFGIARAVGGDQSTAKTRRVVGTYGYMSPEYAIDGIFSMKSDIFSFGVMVLEILSCKRNRQFHHPDHDFNLLGHAWKLWIEGKASELLDPQVEGSIPMSEILRCMQVGLLCVQKCPKDRPTMSTVLLMLITETIVLPQPKQPGFYMERIPEDTFHLMAESMSSANEVTVTRLEAR; encoded by the exons ATGTCCTTCAACTTTTACACCAAAATGATGCAACCTGAAACATGGGTCTTCATTTcctttctgtttcttttcttcagATTTTGCACTTCCATTGATACCTTAACTTCAAGCCAAGCCATCAAGGACGGTGACCTTTTGGTATCAACGGGTGAGACCTTTGCACTTGAGTTTTTTAGTCCTGGAAATTCTGGAAATAGGTATGTAGGAATATGGTACAAGAAGATATTAGGACAAACCATAGTTTGGGTTGCAAATAGAAACAATCCAATCAAGGATACCACTGGAGTTCTGTCCATCAACAAAGATGGAGATCTCGTCATCTACAGTAATAACCAAAGTGTTCCATTTTGGCAGACAAATATTTCCACAGCAAGAACAGCAAGCAGAAGCTATTCAACTCAACTCCTTGACTCTGGAAATTTGGTGTTGTTTCGAGGTGATAAGGCAAGTAGACTTATTGTGTGGCAAAGCTTTGATTATCCCACACATGTTTTCCTACCAAAAATGAAACTGGGGCTCGACCGTAAGACTGGTTTAGACTGGTTCTTGACATCTTGGAAGTCGCCTGACGACCCAAGCGCTGGGGAATATTCTTATAGAATGGATCCAAAAGGCTTGCCTCGGTTAGTCTTGCTCAAGGGCTCGACCCCTAGATGGCAAGCTGGGCCATGgatcaataataattttaatggcATACCAGTGTCTGCTAGCGCTCACTCCGCATCCAGTACCAATTATATTGACAATAGTGATGAACTCTCTGTGATGTATGAtttcaatgcctctgttgtgTATATAACATACCTGGATGAGTCTGGTTTTGTAGGCAGTACATGGAATCATGACAATGAATGGAACCTAATTTGGTCAGCCCCCAAAGATCAGTGTGACTATTATGGCCACTGCGGTGCATATGGTATTTGTGATCCAAACAATGGGTTTGCGTTTGAGTGCTCATGCCTCCCGGGATATGAACCCACATCTGCACGTGATTGGTATTCAGGAGATGGTTCCGCTGGGTGCACGAGGAAGCGCACGGAAGATCACATGTGTGGTCATGGAGAAGGGTTTGTCAAAATTACAAATGCAAAGGTTCCCAATACCTTGGAGGCACAATTAGCAATGAACTTGAAGGTGGAAGAGTGCGAGCATGCGTGTTTGGGAAATTGTTCTTGCTTGGCTTACGCAAGTGGAGACAAGGGCGAGTGTTTGACATGGTATGGGGATTTGATGGACACAAGAAGGTTCTCCTATGGGGGTCTAGACTTGTATATACGGGTAGATGCTATTGAATTAG CTCAACACTTGAAGAAGCCCCACAACTTGCACGGCAAGAAGATGGCCATTGTGGTAACTTCTGTTATTGTGATGTTATTGCTGAGCGTTTCCTTAGTATGCTGGttggttaaaagaaaaacaaaag ATATAGGATCCAACATTCAAGCCAGTGATAAAGAAAATCTAGAATTGCCCATATTTGATATAGTGGAAATTGAAGGGGCAACTAACAAGTTTTCTGATGATAATATAATTGGACAAGGTGGCTTTGGGCTTGTTTACAAG GGACTTCTGTCAACTGGAAAGGAAATAGCTGTCAAACGACTCGCAATCAACTCCAAACAAGGTCTTGATGAATTCaaaaatgaggttattttgATCACCAAACTTCAACATCGTAATGTGGTGAGGCTTTTGGGGTGTTGCATCAATGGTGAAGAAAGAATGTTAATTTACGAGTACATGGCCAATGGGAGCTTGGATTCCTTCATTTTTG GTCTTGCAAACACAAGAAGTAAATCTCTCGGGTGGAGGCGGCGTTTGGATATTATTGTGGGGATTGCACAAGGGCTTCTTTATCTTCATCGTGATTCAAGATTGAGAGTAATTCATAGAGATCTCAAAGTCAGCAACATACTACTTGATGATGATTTGAATCCTAAGATTTCAGATTTTGGAATTGCGAGGGCTGTTGGAGGGGATCAATCTACTGCAAAAACAAGAAGGGTTGTTGGAACTTA TGGTTACATGTCTCCAGAGTATGCTATAGATGGCATTTTTTCAATGAAATCAGATATCTTTAGCTTTGGAGTCATGGTTTTGGAAATATTGAGTTGCAAAAGGAACAGACAGTTCCATCATCCCGACCATGATTTTAACCTTCTTGGGCAT GCTTGGAAACTTTGGATTGAAGGAAAGGCCTCTGAGCTATTAGACCCTCAGGTTGAGGGCTCAATTCCAATGTCAGAGATATTGAGGTGCATGCAGGTTGGTCTTCTATGTGTGCAGAAATGCCCTAAAGACAGACCGACCATGTCAACTGTGCTCTTAATGTTGATTACCGAGACTATAGTCCTACCCCAGCCCAAGCAACCAGGGTTTTATATGGAGAGGATACCTGAGGATACATTTCATCTGATGGCTGAAAGCATGTCCAGCGCCAATGAGGTGACCGTGACACGACTAGAGGCCCGCTAA
- the LOC127813645 gene encoding G-type lectin S-receptor-like serine/threonine-protein kinase RKS1 isoform X6, translating to MSFNFYTKMMQPETWVFISFLFLFFRFCTSIDTLTSSQAIKDGDLLVSTGETFALEFFSPGNSGNRYVGIWYKKILGQTIVWVANRNNPIKDTTGVLSINKDGDLVIYSNNQSVPFWQTNISTARTASRSYSTQLLDSGNLVLFRGDKASRLIVWQSFDYPTHVFLPKMKLGLDRKTGLDWFLTSWKSPDDPSAGEYSYRMDPKGLPRLVLLKGSTPRWQAGPWINNNFNGIPVSASAHSASSTNYIDNSDELSVMYDFNASVVYITYLDESGFVGSTWNHDNEWNLIWSAPKDQCDYYGHCGAYGICDPNNGFAFECSCLPGYEPTSARDWYSGDGSAGCTRKRTEDHMCGHGEGFVKITNAKVPNTLEAQLAMNLKVEECEHACLGNCSCLAYASGDKGECLTWYGDLMDTRRFSYGGLDLYIRVDAIELAQHLKKPHNLHGKKMAIVVTSVIVMLLLSVSLVCWLVKRKTKGATNKFSDDNIIGQGGFGLVYKGLLSTGKEIAVKRLAINSKQGLDEFKNEVILITKLQHRNVVRLLGCCINGEERMLIYEYMANGSLDSFIFGLANTRSKSLGWRRRLDIIVGIAQGLLYLHRDSRLRVIHRDLKVSNILLDDDLNPKISDFGIARAVGGDQSTAKTRRVVGTYGYMSPEYAIDGIFSMKSDIFSFGVMVLEILSCKRNRQFHHPDHDFNLLGHAWKLWIEGKASELLDPQVEGSIPMSEILRCMQVGLLCVQKCPKDRPTMSTVLLMLITETIVLPQPKQPGFYMERIPEDTFHLMAESMSSANEVTVTRLEAR from the exons ATGTCCTTCAACTTTTACACCAAAATGATGCAACCTGAAACATGGGTCTTCATTTcctttctgtttcttttcttcagATTTTGCACTTCCATTGATACCTTAACTTCAAGCCAAGCCATCAAGGACGGTGACCTTTTGGTATCAACGGGTGAGACCTTTGCACTTGAGTTTTTTAGTCCTGGAAATTCTGGAAATAGGTATGTAGGAATATGGTACAAGAAGATATTAGGACAAACCATAGTTTGGGTTGCAAATAGAAACAATCCAATCAAGGATACCACTGGAGTTCTGTCCATCAACAAAGATGGAGATCTCGTCATCTACAGTAATAACCAAAGTGTTCCATTTTGGCAGACAAATATTTCCACAGCAAGAACAGCAAGCAGAAGCTATTCAACTCAACTCCTTGACTCTGGAAATTTGGTGTTGTTTCGAGGTGATAAGGCAAGTAGACTTATTGTGTGGCAAAGCTTTGATTATCCCACACATGTTTTCCTACCAAAAATGAAACTGGGGCTCGACCGTAAGACTGGTTTAGACTGGTTCTTGACATCTTGGAAGTCGCCTGACGACCCAAGCGCTGGGGAATATTCTTATAGAATGGATCCAAAAGGCTTGCCTCGGTTAGTCTTGCTCAAGGGCTCGACCCCTAGATGGCAAGCTGGGCCATGgatcaataataattttaatggcATACCAGTGTCTGCTAGCGCTCACTCCGCATCCAGTACCAATTATATTGACAATAGTGATGAACTCTCTGTGATGTATGAtttcaatgcctctgttgtgTATATAACATACCTGGATGAGTCTGGTTTTGTAGGCAGTACATGGAATCATGACAATGAATGGAACCTAATTTGGTCAGCCCCCAAAGATCAGTGTGACTATTATGGCCACTGCGGTGCATATGGTATTTGTGATCCAAACAATGGGTTTGCGTTTGAGTGCTCATGCCTCCCGGGATATGAACCCACATCTGCACGTGATTGGTATTCAGGAGATGGTTCCGCTGGGTGCACGAGGAAGCGCACGGAAGATCACATGTGTGGTCATGGAGAAGGGTTTGTCAAAATTACAAATGCAAAGGTTCCCAATACCTTGGAGGCACAATTAGCAATGAACTTGAAGGTGGAAGAGTGCGAGCATGCGTGTTTGGGAAATTGTTCTTGCTTGGCTTACGCAAGTGGAGACAAGGGCGAGTGTTTGACATGGTATGGGGATTTGATGGACACAAGAAGGTTCTCCTATGGGGGTCTAGACTTGTATATACGGGTAGATGCTATTGAATTAG CTCAACACTTGAAGAAGCCCCACAACTTGCACGGCAAGAAGATGGCCATTGTGGTAACTTCTGTTATTGTGATGTTATTGCTGAGCGTTTCCTTAGTATGCTGGttggttaaaagaaaaacaaaag GGGCAACTAACAAGTTTTCTGATGATAATATAATTGGACAAGGTGGCTTTGGGCTTGTTTACAAG GGACTTCTGTCAACTGGAAAGGAAATAGCTGTCAAACGACTCGCAATCAACTCCAAACAAGGTCTTGATGAATTCaaaaatgaggttattttgATCACCAAACTTCAACATCGTAATGTGGTGAGGCTTTTGGGGTGTTGCATCAATGGTGAAGAAAGAATGTTAATTTACGAGTACATGGCCAATGGGAGCTTGGATTCCTTCATTTTTG GTCTTGCAAACACAAGAAGTAAATCTCTCGGGTGGAGGCGGCGTTTGGATATTATTGTGGGGATTGCACAAGGGCTTCTTTATCTTCATCGTGATTCAAGATTGAGAGTAATTCATAGAGATCTCAAAGTCAGCAACATACTACTTGATGATGATTTGAATCCTAAGATTTCAGATTTTGGAATTGCGAGGGCTGTTGGAGGGGATCAATCTACTGCAAAAACAAGAAGGGTTGTTGGAACTTA TGGTTACATGTCTCCAGAGTATGCTATAGATGGCATTTTTTCAATGAAATCAGATATCTTTAGCTTTGGAGTCATGGTTTTGGAAATATTGAGTTGCAAAAGGAACAGACAGTTCCATCATCCCGACCATGATTTTAACCTTCTTGGGCAT GCTTGGAAACTTTGGATTGAAGGAAAGGCCTCTGAGCTATTAGACCCTCAGGTTGAGGGCTCAATTCCAATGTCAGAGATATTGAGGTGCATGCAGGTTGGTCTTCTATGTGTGCAGAAATGCCCTAAAGACAGACCGACCATGTCAACTGTGCTCTTAATGTTGATTACCGAGACTATAGTCCTACCCCAGCCCAAGCAACCAGGGTTTTATATGGAGAGGATACCTGAGGATACATTTCATCTGATGGCTGAAAGCATGTCCAGCGCCAATGAGGTGACCGTGACACGACTAGAGGCCCGCTAA
- the LOC127813645 gene encoding G-type lectin S-receptor-like serine/threonine-protein kinase SD1-1 isoform X8, whose protein sequence is MAIVVTSVIVMLLLSVSLVCWLVKRKTKDIGSNIQASDKENLELPIFDIVEIEGATNKFSDDNIIGQGGFGLVYKGLLSTGKEIAVKRLAINSKQGLDEFKNEVILITKLQHRNVVRLLGCCINGEERMLIYEYMANGSLDSFIFGLANTRSKSLGWRRRLDIIVGIAQGLLYLHRDSRLRVIHRDLKVSNILLDDDLNPKISDFGIARAVGGDQSTAKTRRVVGTYGYMSPEYAIDGIFSMKSDIFSFGVMVLEILSCKRNRQFHHPDHDFNLLGHAWKLWIEGKASELLDPQVEGSIPMSEILRCMQVGLLCVQKCPKDRPTMSTVLLMLITETIVLPQPKQPGFYMERIPEDTFHLMAESMSSANEVTVTRLEAR, encoded by the exons ATGGCCATTGTGGTAACTTCTGTTATTGTGATGTTATTGCTGAGCGTTTCCTTAGTATGCTGGttggttaaaagaaaaacaaaag ATATAGGATCCAACATTCAAGCCAGTGATAAAGAAAATCTAGAATTGCCCATATTTGATATAGTGGAAATTGAAGGGGCAACTAACAAGTTTTCTGATGATAATATAATTGGACAAGGTGGCTTTGGGCTTGTTTACAAG GGACTTCTGTCAACTGGAAAGGAAATAGCTGTCAAACGACTCGCAATCAACTCCAAACAAGGTCTTGATGAATTCaaaaatgaggttattttgATCACCAAACTTCAACATCGTAATGTGGTGAGGCTTTTGGGGTGTTGCATCAATGGTGAAGAAAGAATGTTAATTTACGAGTACATGGCCAATGGGAGCTTGGATTCCTTCATTTTTG GTCTTGCAAACACAAGAAGTAAATCTCTCGGGTGGAGGCGGCGTTTGGATATTATTGTGGGGATTGCACAAGGGCTTCTTTATCTTCATCGTGATTCAAGATTGAGAGTAATTCATAGAGATCTCAAAGTCAGCAACATACTACTTGATGATGATTTGAATCCTAAGATTTCAGATTTTGGAATTGCGAGGGCTGTTGGAGGGGATCAATCTACTGCAAAAACAAGAAGGGTTGTTGGAACTTA TGGTTACATGTCTCCAGAGTATGCTATAGATGGCATTTTTTCAATGAAATCAGATATCTTTAGCTTTGGAGTCATGGTTTTGGAAATATTGAGTTGCAAAAGGAACAGACAGTTCCATCATCCCGACCATGATTTTAACCTTCTTGGGCAT GCTTGGAAACTTTGGATTGAAGGAAAGGCCTCTGAGCTATTAGACCCTCAGGTTGAGGGCTCAATTCCAATGTCAGAGATATTGAGGTGCATGCAGGTTGGTCTTCTATGTGTGCAGAAATGCCCTAAAGACAGACCGACCATGTCAACTGTGCTCTTAATGTTGATTACCGAGACTATAGTCCTACCCCAGCCCAAGCAACCAGGGTTTTATATGGAGAGGATACCTGAGGATACATTTCATCTGATGGCTGAAAGCATGTCCAGCGCCAATGAGGTGACCGTGACACGACTAGAGGCCCGCTAA